A single genomic interval of Psychroserpens sp. NJDZ02 harbors:
- a CDS encoding membrane metalloprotease encodes MKKISVLSIVLLVLLSCSSDDTQSNSSNNEQANKLSVGVSANDLLSDTSFSSLVVELVYVEGFEPSETAVNNFVAFLEARTDKPNGITVEKRAIASPGQSPYSNEEITVIEDANRTLYNNNSQIAVWAFFADGESESNTDTGVVLGTAYRNTSFVIYQETIEDLTSGTFTNTTPILESTVITHEFGHILGLTNLGSALQSSHEDADHPKHCDVDSCLMYWQAETGGGAMGMISGGTIPQLDAQCIADLQANGGK; translated from the coding sequence ATGAAAAAGATAAGCGTTTTAAGTATAGTGTTATTGGTGTTGTTATCATGTAGTAGTGATGATACGCAATCCAATTCTAGTAATAACGAACAAGCTAATAAATTATCTGTGGGAGTGTCTGCAAACGATTTATTGTCGGATACCTCCTTTTCTAGCTTAGTTGTGGAGCTTGTTTATGTTGAAGGTTTTGAACCATCAGAAACAGCAGTAAATAATTTTGTTGCTTTTTTAGAGGCTAGAACGGATAAGCCAAACGGAATCACCGTAGAAAAACGAGCAATCGCATCTCCAGGACAATCTCCTTATTCTAACGAAGAAATAACCGTTATAGAAGATGCTAATAGAACTTTATATAATAACAATAGTCAAATTGCAGTTTGGGCCTTTTTTGCAGATGGTGAGTCGGAAAGTAATACCGATACAGGTGTTGTGCTCGGTACTGCTTATCGTAATACCTCTTTTGTGATTTATCAAGAAACGATTGAGGACTTAACTTCAGGAACTTTTACAAATACAACACCAATATTAGAGTCTACGGTAATCACACACGAGTTTGGACATATTTTAGGTTTGACAAACCTAGGAAGTGCGTTGCAATCTAGTCATGAAGATGCAGATCATCCAAAACATTGTGATGTTGATAGTTGCTTAATGTACTGGCAGGCCGAAACAGGTGGTGGTGCTATGGGCATGATCTCTGGTGGTACGATACCACAATTAGATGCACAATGTATTGCTGATCTACAAGCAAATGGTGGGAAATAA